ATGGACGTTACAACGGCACGTGGACCGGTGATCTCGTCGTCAGTAGCGGCACTGCAGAGCTGCTCAACGGTTCGACAGGCAGTGAGTTCACCGTCTCAGAAAAGGGTACTTCGAGGACGCTCACAATTGCGAATGTCTCTGATGGAGGGGTTCAATCGGGTGCTGGAACACTTCCCGTTGGAATCGTCCATCTCGCAGAACTGCAAGCGGTATCTGGGAGTACGGGTGGTGACCAAGCACAACAAATTCTCGTTTCCACAACCGATCCGAGCGTCAAACCGAAGCTCTCCTCGCTATATCCCGGTACAGATGTGGTGACTCAAACCGGGTTTGCCAGTCGTGATATCTCCACATCGAATCTATCGCTTGCAATTGCACTGGCAGCGTTCGTAACTGCCCTCGTGACTGGGGTCCTTCTGGTAGGGACGATTATGGGACTCGAAATCCTCGCTGACCGATCAACTCTCGCACTCCTTGGTGCGATTGGATATTCAGATCGGTCTCGGGCGCTACTCATTCTCACCGAAACGGTGATTGTTACCCTTATCGGCGGATTTGTCGGTGTACTCCTCGGTGCGGGAGGGATTGCCGTCGTCAACTACCTGAGCGCGGATCTGCTTGGCGTTGAGTCGATCGCCCTGTTTGATCCCTTGATGTTCGGATATGGTCTCTGTGTAGCGGTCATTATCGGCCTACTTGCCGCACCATATCCCGTTTGGTTGAGTCGTCGAATCGAGCCAGTGGAGGGCCTCGAACAATGAGTTGGCTGAGCCGCCTTAGCGGGGGCTTCTCCGTTGCACTCGCACAGCTTCGACACGAGCGAATGCGGACCATTCTCGCCGTCGTCGGGCTCGCATTAGCAGTCCTTGCGGCAACACTCCTTGCAAGCGTCGGTGCAGGCGTCGTTACCACCGGACAGGAAAAGTTCGATTCTTCCGGTCGCGACCTCTGGATTACAGGTGGAACGGCACGATTTGCACCAGAAACCGCAGGAGGAATTGAAAACCCGGTCGTAAACTCCCATCAGTTATCCGATGAGCTAGAATCGCGCGAAGACGTCCGAACGGCCGAACCACTGGCGTTTCAGACGGTTTATGTCGGGACAAACACGTCCGAGTTTCAGACGTTTGTTGGTGTCGGTGGTCCTGCTCGCGGTGCCTCTGTACAGATTACCGAAGGTGAGGAAATCGAGCAGAAAGACATCCACTACGCAAACGGCACCTACGAGGGGCCGATGATTCATGAGGTGGTCATCGACGAACAGACCGCATCCATGCTCAACGTCTCCATCGGCGATACACTCTACATTGGGGGCACACTCGCAAGTGCACGACAGCACGAGTTCACGATCGTCGGAATCTCGCCTACCTACTCGAATTTCCTCGGCACACCAACCGTCACGATGCCACTTAGTGAACTCCAAGAAGTGACTGGGACAACCGGTGGTGACCGATCTTCACTGATATCTGTATCGTTGACGTCAGGGACGAATCCTGAGACAGTGGCTGCTGAACTCGAAGCACAGTATCCCGAATACACCATCCGGACGAACCAAGAGCAGTTCGAAGCCACACTGCAACGGCAAGCAGTCGTGATTGCAAGTGGACTTAGCCTCGTTGGACTGGCTCTCATTTCCGGTATTGCGCTGACGGTCAATCTACTGCTCTCGTTAGTGTACCAACAGCGACGTCAGTTCGCCGCCTTCCGAGCGCTCGGTGGCTCGACGGCCACGCTCTCGACAGTCGTCGTCATTCAAGCGCTCATACTGGGCATTTTGGGTGGCATAGTCGGCGTCGGGCTCACAATCCCGGCTGCAACGGTTCTCAATATTATCGCCGAACAGCTCGTTGGGTTCGAAGGTCTCGTACAAGCGTCCGATCGTGTGCTTCTTGCAGGACTCGTACTTGCACCAGTAATGAGCGTCATTGGGTCACTCACAGCAGTCTGGCGACTCAGCCAGCTTTCACCCCTCTCGCATCTCGACGCATGACTCACGAGACCTGTCCGTCAGAATAGAACGACACATTGGTATGTTCGCACTTACAGTCTCAGACACATGACGACGGTTCGCCGGGCACGATTCATCAACGCGCAATTAGCGTGGATGCTCGGTGTCGTACTCGTCCTGACGCTCTTAGACGCGCTCACACTCGAACTCGTCTTTGTTTGCTCGCTCATTGGGTTTCTCGTCATCATCGAACTCACCGCGCCTTTCTCTGTGACGCCACGGTGGCGACGCCGCCTCCGGTGGCTGATCGTCCTTGGACTTGCTGTCTTTGGATACATCGTCATTCAACGAATTCTCGAAATCCTGCCATCGGGGGTATTCTGAATGCGTATCCGTGGCCGCGAATGGTCGTATCCAGAACTGCTTGTCGGTGCCCTCGCTCTCTGTCTGTGTGTGACTGCAGTCTTCGCTGCAAGCACCTCCGTAGCAGCCTTCGGGATTTACAACAGCGCGTGGGATGGAACCTCGCAACTGCAAACGCTCGCCGAAGACACTGATACTGAAGCGACAGTCATACTGAACACGACTGATTACGAAACCGCCTCGTCGAATACAACGGCATTTATTATCTCTCCAGATACCCGCTATAGCGCTCAACAGACCGCCAGAGTCCAGGCGTTCGTTGAGTCAGGGGGGACGCTCGTCGTGGCTGAAGACTACGGAACACACACCAACCCATTGTTAGCCGATCTCGGCGTGTCAGCCCGAATTGACGGCCGTCCCCTTCGTGATGAACAAGAATACTACCGGTCGCCAGCGATGCCGATTGCGACGAACGTTTCTGAGTCTCCATTCACAACCGGCGTTGAGCAACTGACGCTGAACCATGGGACGGCCATTTCGGCGAATAACTCGACTGTCCTCGCGAGATCTTCGGAGTTCAGTTATTTGGATACCACGCCGAATGGCCAGTTAGACGACAATGAGACGCTGCAAGAACGGCCAGTCATCGTCACTGAACAGCGAGGGGAGGGTCGAGTTATCGTCGTCTCCGATCCGAGTATCTTCATCAATTCGATGGTCAATCGCCCAGGAAACGAGCAACTAAGCCGGAACCTACTCACCCAAACAGAGACCGTGCTGTTTGATTTCTCGAATGCAGCCCAGCAACCACCGTTGGCCGTGGCGCTCTTGACGATTCGGCAATCCGCGTTCTTACAGGCAGTGGTTGGTGTTGGGCTGATTGGGATCATTGGGGTCTGGGCGAAGCGTCCGTCGCTCACGACGTCTTTGAAACGTCGACTCACCCGACGAGCGCCCTCATACGAGTCGAACGATGATAGTCTCGAGTCTCGCCGTCGTGCGCTTGAATCGTATCTGACCCGCCAACACCCTGAGTGGGATCGAAATCGGATTCAGCGCATAATGACAGGAGTTTTAATGAATGACGCGCAGGAAGAAGATAATGAGTAGCATGAGTGCGGCGTCGTTTTATGAAGCCGTACAAGAGGAAGCAAATACGGTTCTCATTGGCAATACGGAGATTGTCGAACGTCTCACTATTGCGCTATTGACGGACGGACACGTTTTGCTGGAGGGGGTTCCTGGTGTTGCGAAGACGACGATTGCGAACGTGTTTGCTCGGACGAGTGGCTTAGATGTAAAGCGAATCCAGATGACGCCGGACATGGTTCCCGCAGACATCACGGGAACGAGCATCTATCGCGCTCAAACGGGTGAGTTCGAACGTCGAGAAGGGCCCATCTTCTCGAACGTCGTGATTGCAGACGAAATTAATCGCGCAACGCCGAAGACCCAGAGTGCACTCTTGGAAGCAATGCAGGAAGGGACGGTGAGTATTGACGGTGAGACGCGTTCGCTACCGGATCCGTTCCTCGTCGTTGCAACCCAGAACCCAATCGAGATGGAGGGAACCTTCGAGCTCCCGGAAGCCCAACGTGATCGCTTCCAGCAGAAACTCATCGTCGAGCTTCCCTCGAGCGATGTCGAACATAAGTTGCTCGACCGCATCGATCAGCGTTCGGAACTCCGTTCTGAGCAAGCAGACGTTGCAGTCACAAAAGCCGATCTCGAATCTGCGCGTACGGCTGTCGAGCAAGTGTACGTCGCAGACAAAATCAAAGACTACATTCTCGATCTCGTCGCTGAAACTCGGACCACACCTGACCTGGAGTACGGCGGGTCTCCTCGGGCATCGATTGCATTTCTCCGCGCGGCAAAAGCCCGCGCAGCAATTCATGACCGTGAGTACGTAATTCCAGATGATATCAAAGCATTAGCGCCGGCTATCCTCCAGCATCGACTCATCTTGAGTACTGAATCAGAACTCGGCGGTCGATCTGTCCAAGAGGTAATCGAGACAATCTTAGCGTCCGTCCCGCTTCCTGAAGACGTCGCAAAGAGCTCCCAACAGACTCGTTGAGCCAAGAAACGAAGTGGGGGAAGTCCACCGGTTGGTGGATCAATATGGGGTGGTGCCTGCTTCTCGCAAAGCAGTCACAAAAAGAGATTATCTAATATAGATATAATACTATTCATCTTTCATTTCGGTATCCCACAGGTAAATTGTAGTTAAGACGCCTGCATCGAACGTTGTTGTCGTGGAAACCGGACAGCCAAGACGAGCTGCAATGCCGACTGCAACAAAAGACGTAATCGGATGGTCGAACTGTGTCGCGCCATCATACGCTGGATTCGTACACTCGATTGTGAGCCGACCCTGAGACGCATCCGATGAATATTCAATTGCGGAGGCGAGCTCAAACGAATGCACTGCTGCGTCTGTAAGTTGCGAGACGTACTCATCGAACGAGGCCTCTGAAACAGAGACCGTCTCTGTGAACTCCTCGAACAGTAACTTTCCTGCTGGCGTAAACGCCACCCCACGTTCGTGGCCAGACTCTGAAACAACGAAGAACGACCGCAGTTCCTCGCGTGCAGGAAGCTGGTAGTCCGCATAGTGGGGAACAAACAACCGGATGTTCCCCGATTCAGTGCTTGGCAGATACACCATCTCATCGCTCAAATCAAGTTCAGAAACGACTGCCTGTTCATTTTGAACAAGCGCCGTATAGACACGCTCGCTCACATCGGCTGTGAGGACTTGCTCTGGGGTAAGATAGTACGTCAATACCGCACCAAACAATCCAATTCCAGAGAGGGCAATCAGGAGCTCACGGACGGTTGGCAACAAGAGACCAGCACCACCGGCTAGCACACCGACTCCTGCGAGTGCAATCGCGGCCCGTCTGTGTGTAACCTGCTTTGCGCGGCGTGTTTCGCGGCGAAGCCGCTTGTTTTCATGTCGCAGCAGTTCGACCTGTGCTTGCAACTCAACTGTCTCGTCACGTTCAGACGTTGACTCTGAATCGCTGCTCATCTCTGTCGTTCCAGTTGGTGTACTCACGCGTTCTCCTCCCCTCCAGCAAGACCGAGTCTCACCCGCTCATACCGATGCAGTCCGTACCCACACAGGACGATACTTGCAAAGACGATTGCAGACACCACAAGCACTGACGAATACCATGTGCTGAGAAGGACAATACCCCCAACGAATACTGCTACGACCACACCATATCGGAGTCCGATTGAGCCGATCGAACCGGGCACTGATCGCTGCAGCAGTGGCACCAATACGACGCTCAATCCGGTATGGAAGCCAAGAGAGGCGATAAGTGAGGCGTCCGAAGTGAGCGCAGTCAAGATGGCTGCGCCGATAGCGTACCCGACGAGTTCGTTCATGACTATGGCACTCGCAATAACGAAGAGTCCAACAGCCACACCGAGTACGCCACTGACAGCCCAAAACACAGCAACGACGGCACAAATGGCAACCATCGCCAAGCCACGTGACTGTGGGGTGAGCAAGCCACGAGCGCTAAATAGCGATTCGGTTCCCGAAACGGCCATTGAATCGAGTCTCTGACTCCGCATAGTTAATCTTGCCGAGATGTAGACTCAGGTGGCTGCGACGCCGAAAGGAGTGTGGTGAGTCGCTCGCGTGGCCCAACTTCGAACGCAGACACTCCCTCGAGGCGAGTGAGCCGTTTTCTGAACTCCTCGAAGGACACATATCGATCGTACGCTGACTCGAGTGCAGTGAGATCTTGCGTTTCAAAGAGCACAGATGGCGTGAGAAACACACCGATTGTATAGCCGTGTCTTCTCAGTTGAGAGACCGAGTCAAGGAGCCGATGGCGGTTCGTATCATCCGTAAACAGCAGTACTTCGCCAGTGTTACTTCGCCCACGTCGCGTATGGAGCTCAGTGAGTGCTTCTTGGAGAGAGTCTTCGCGGACTTGGACGGTATTTCTGGCTGGTCGGAGATAGCTTCGGAGCGTCGTCTCGAACGGCGACGTCTCTGTAGACAGTCGTTGCCGGAGTAACTGGGATTCTTCCCGGAAGCGACTCCCACCGTCTTTTCGTCGAGATTGTGACGCACTCGTTTGTGGGTTCGATAGTCGCCGAAGTTCTTCACCAAGAAGTCGCAAGAAGTCACCGCCAGCGGCAGGTTTTCGAATCCATCGATACGAGTCTGATTCGACAATCGACAATCCAACTGTGTCGGTTGAGTTGAAGCCTGCCTCAATGAAGCTCAGTGCGAGATCGCGTGCATAATCGAATTTGGTCTCACCGGGTGGACCGACGGCCATCGATGCGCGGTGATCGATGACGAATATGGTCTCATAGTCTGATTCCTGTTCGTACTCAGTAACGTACGGTGTTCCAAGCCGAGCGGTAGCATTCCAATCGATTTGCCCTGCAGAGTCATCTGCGGTGTACTCTCTGAGGACAAGTGGAAGTAACCCTCCACCACGCTGGCCTGATGGCGTGTCACCATACGCAGCGGTCACCCGTTCTCCTGCTTGACCGACGTGCATCGAACGTGGTGCTCGCGGAGTAATCTGAATCTGCGTGTTAGTCTCGAAGTGGCGTTTTTCCGAGAATAGTCCAAGCCGATCGCTGAAGGTGAGTTCAATCGGAGGGAGGACGTGTTGGCCAGCAACGGGATACTGATGGGAGAACGTCGTCGCTGCAGTCGCCTCATCTTCAGAGACGATGACGAGCCGGTCTTCTCGAGAGGAACTGCTTGCACCGATAGGGGATGGTGCGATTGCAGTAAGCGAGACTGCTGTGTCCGTGGGTTTTGTGAGTTGCAGTGTAATGGTGACGTCTTCATTGACGAGTTGGCGAGACTGATGTGGAGTAAGCTCTACAGAAAGACCGTCATTGGCGGTGATGAACGCCTTGACAACGGACCACTGGTAGATGAGAAACCACGCACCGATGACAGCAACACCAAACAAGAGCGTAAGCCGGTCGAGAAGAACGGAGAGTACTGCCATCGCTGCAAGCAGTACAACAACTCCAGTGCCTTCTCGAGTGAGCCGCATTGCTATGTGGGTATTACCCGTGACAATTGAATGTTCTGTTCGTCCGTCCCGGTTTTCGAGAGAAGAAAGATAATATATACTTCCACTTGTTCGACCCACTCGTGAATCGCTCGTCTCCGCTCCACAACCGAGTGTTTGTGGTGTTTTTGTGTTCGCTTCTTTTAGCGAGCACTCTCTTTGCCCCCGTCGTGGTAGCTGCAAGCGATACGCCAGGGGCTACACATTCAGTATTCGCAGTCGGAGACGACTATACGCAGATTGAGAACTCGTCGAACAATAGCTCTGTTCGCCACGAAAATCCAGATCTCGTTGGACGCGATGGCGATACAGACCAACTCCGCGCATACCTTATCGAGAAAATGGTCTCGCGACTCGGCCAGGGAACAGTCGAGATCGAGCAAGGTGAGTATCAACGAGCACGTGACCTTCTCGGCGATGAGTACAACGACTTACTCGACAAATATGTCGATGTCGAAGGACCCACTGGCGCGGGAAACCAACTCGAACGCACCCACGACGAACAAGATGAGTACACGACTGCGGTGCAATCGTATCGTGAAACATACGATGAGTACCAAGACGCAAAGCAGAATGGAAACGAGGAACGGGCACGACAGCTTGCCCGTGAGTTAGAACAGCACGAGCCGAATGTCAGCCAAAGCGGCTCGGATCTCACACGGTCGTATGAACGCCTCGGGAATCGAACCGGTGTGGACACCACTGAGAGCCAAGACCGCGTCAGCAACATCACGCAGAATATCAGTGCTCAACAAACCGATATCAGAGAATCGGAGTTCGTTGAGACCTCACTGACGCTCACAAGCCAACAATCGCAGACGTCGTATCTCAACCCGCTTTCGATTACCGGACAGCTGACGACTACCGACGGAGAGCCGCTGTCAAATCGAGATATCGTCCTTACCATTGGATCACAGCGGATTCAGACCCAAACTGATGCAAACGGACGCATCGAAACCTCATTTCGCCCACGGACGCTGCCACAGGGTGAGACAGACATTACAGTCCGATATGTTCCTACAGAGACGTCCGTCTACTACGGATCAAATGCGACGCTGAATACGTCAGTTGAGCCAGTGACTGCCGCCATCTCGCTTACAGAATCACCAGAGACTGCACGCTTTGATGAACCAGTAACGGTGTCTGGTTCGCTCGCAGTCCAGAACCAATCTGTTAGCGAGATTCCACTCGTCGTCTCGCTTGGTGGGGTCGAACTCGGGACCGTCCAGACAACTGACTCAGGATCATTCTCGCTCTCTGAATCGCTCCCAGCGGACATCCCTGCAGGTGACCAGCCACTCACCATCTCGACGCCTTCACAGTCGCAAGCAGTCGTCGCAGACGAGCACGTGAGTACCGTTTCAGTCGAAACCACAGAGACGCGACTGAATGTTTCAGGCTCACAGTCATCGCCGTCATCAGTAACGCTCTCGGGAGTACTCTCAACAGAGAATGGAACGACGCTACCAAAACAAGAGATCCTTCTGAGACATGACGGCAGTGTCGTCGCTACGGCAACGACGGATCGGACTGGACGATTCCAGGCAGATGTGTCGACAGCGTCGTTCGATGACACGAACGCGACACTCGGTTTTACTGCCGTGTTCCCCAGTGAAGGAACGAATCTTGAGCGATCACGTGCGACTACTGAAGTCGCACTCAGTAGTTCGGGAGCTGCTGGTGAGAGTCAAAGCAATAGTCAATTTGGTGGTTTCGTAGGCGAGAAGACGCGAGTTGGTATTGTAATTGGTGCAGCCGTTCTCGTGCTCGCGAGTGGGATATTCTGGTGGTGGCGTCGCAACAACGAAGACGTCAACGCGGAAGAGGTGGTCGTCACAGGAGACCAAGACCGTTCAGAGCCGAAGTCTACTGCCGACGATTCTGCCGCGTCAGCTGAGCCCGTATCACGTCTTACTCTCGCAGGAGAAGCCCTGAACGATGGACGCCCAGACCATGCAGTAGAGTTGGGCTACGCTGCAGTACGCGAACGCGTCTCTGCACGATTAAATCTCACCGGGCAAAAACAGCAGACACACTGGGAATGGTATCAGACGGTTGCAGATCAGAACGGAGAGAACACCGATCTCACGGCGCTCCAGCAGCTTACAGCCGCCTACGAACAGGCAGCATATCGCCGCGAGAAACTCTCCGAAAAAAATGCATCCGAAGTACTCGATGCTATTGAGTTGCTTTTAGACACTGTCGGTAGCGATGATAGCAGCGTCGTTACATCCGATTGACGAGAATACTGGCAAGAGTGGAGTGGATATTGGCAGTACTGGTTCTTCGATCCTGACGTCCTCCTCGGCTGGAAGCCGGGGGAATTCCAAGCGGTAAACGACCACGGGTCAGGTGACCCGTGGAACTCTCGCTGTTATCTTTAGAACACATTCGGTGCTCTATAACGACTCAGTGTCACTCATCGTGACACTCATACCGACTCATTTTTCACAGGGTACCTGTACGAGCAATTGTGAGTCGCGAATTCGACTGGCGCCTACTCTTGCCAGCTGGAATCCGGACACTGCCTGCAGATCTGGCAGCCATAGTGATGGTTGTCCTTGCGACGGGCATTGCTGTGCTCTTTCCAGTAATTAGTGAGACGCCACTGCGAATTGCGCTGGGGCTTCCGTTCGTGTTATTTATCCCCGGCTATGCGTTTATTGCCGCACTCTTTCCGGAAGCAGGCGAGGTCACTCCAGATTCAGATGGAGAAAAACTAGGGATTACAGAGGGTGGTATCGATGGGATCGAACGCGTTGCCCTTTCATTCGGGACGAGTATCGCAATCTCGCCACTCATTGGACTCATCCTCAATTTCACTCCGTGGGGGATTCGCTTAGTTCCGATCGTCATCTCACTGAGCGGGTTTACGCTCATTTCGACGATCGTTGCTGCAAAACGTCGTCAAGCACTCCCTCCAGAAGAGCAGTTCTCAGTGCCATATCGTGAGTGGATTGCGTCGGCAAGAGTCGAGCTACTTGAACCGGATACGAAGACTGATGCGGCATTGAACGTTCTCCTCGCAATTAGTGTCATGCTTGCGGTCACCAGTGTCGGCTATGCGGTTGCTGTCCCCAAAGAGGGTGAATCGTTCTCTGAGCTGTATCTCTTAACGGAAAATGACGACGGTGAACTCGTCGCAGACAACTATCCAGCAAACCTGACGCAAGGTGAGCCAACGTCGCTGTATGTCGGAATCGGGAATCAAGAGCATGAGCCAGTCAACTATTCTCTCGTCGTGGAATTGCAACGAGTTAGCGTCTCGAATAACTCAACAACGGTTCTCGAAGAAGAGCGATTACATCAGTTTGAGACACACCTTGAGCACAACGAGTCTTGGCAACTCAATCATACAATTCAACCGCAACTCACGGGTGAGCGGCTCCGACTCACGTATCTTCTCTACAAATCTGAGCCGCCTGCAGAGCCAACAGTAGAAAACGCATACCGGGAGGCACATCTCTGGGTGAATGTATCCCGGTCTCAACCGAACCGAGAGAACCGTTCTTCAGTTAGCGTTGGTGATGGTATTGAGACTGACTTCTAACGATTGGCTCGTTTCATTCGCTATTCGAGTTCCCTAATCGTGGTTCGACAGAGCCATCTGCGAGACGCTCGATACGAACGCGTATGCCACGGAGGGAGTCCGCCTCGTCGGACCGCGAGGACCGCTACGGGTTCGACGAAGGCGGCAGTTCGTTCGCGGAGCGACTCGGCCAGTTCGTCCCGCAATCGCTCGCGCGCCGCGGACTGTCGGTCGACGTCGCTACAGACCGGCGTCGGTACGAACGGGGCGACCCGGTCGAACTCACGATCACGATTCGGAATCGGCTGCCCGTTCCGGTGACGGTGGCGACACCGAAGCGACGGCTCTGGGGGTGGACCGTCGACGGCCAGTTAGAGGGGAGCGACGAACCGCGCTATCTGAGCGACACCCCGGGTTCGTTCGCCTTCCGCGCCAAGGAGACGAAAGTTATCGAACGGACGTGGAACGGCCACCTCAAACGCGTCGGCGACCGGACGACGTGGGAACTCCCGAACCCGGGGGTTCACGAAATCGGTGCGTTCGTCGCGACCGGAGACGGTCGCCTAAGCGACGCCGTAGAAATCGAAATCGGCTAAAAGTGGAGTGACCTGCGCTCAGTCCGCGTTAGCGCTGCTCTCGATACTGTCACGGTGGAGGTGGCACGCCGCGTGGTGTACCCCCGTCCCGTACTGCGTCGGGACGGTGTAGTCGGGTTTCTCCTGCGCGCAGATGCTCGGTTCGGCGAACGACTCGCGGAGCAGTTCTTCGGCCTGCTCCCACTCGTCGCTCAAAAGCGAGTCGATAGCCGTCTCGACGATGTCGCCGGCTTCGCCGCTGGGCGTACCCTTCTCGAAGAACTCACTTCGCAGTTGGCCTTCGGTCTCAACCTCGAACGTTCGCCGGGTAACCGCCCGCATGAAGGCGCGCACGTCGCTCCATTCGCGCTCGGTGAAGTCGTACCCGTCGGGCGCGATGAGTTTCGGACAGCGCGTCCGGAACCGACAGCCCGACGGCGGTTCAATAGGCGAGGGAACGTCGCCCTCGAGTAAGCCGCGACGTCCTTTCACCCGCGGGTCCGGAACTGGAATCGACCCGAGCAACGCCTGCGTGTATGGGTGCTGGGGGTTCTCGTACAGCTCTTCGGTCTCGGCGAGTTCGACCATCTGCCCCAAGTACATCACGGCGACGCGGTCTGAGATGTGGCGGATGACCGAGAGGTCGTGCGCGATAAAGAGGTAGGTGAGACCGAACTCGTCCTGCAGGTCCTGCATCGTGTTCAGCACCTGTGCCTGAATCGACACGTCGAGCGCGGAGACGGGTTCGTCGCAGACGATGAAGTCGGGGTTGACCGCCAGCGCCCGCGCGAGGTTTACCCGCTGGCGCTGACCGCCAGAGAACTGGTGGGGGTAGCGGTTGTAGTGCTGCGGGTCGAGACCGACTTTCTCCAGCAGTTCGCGGGCGCGCTCCTCGCGTTCGCCCTCGTAGAGGTCGTGGGCGCGCATCGGTTCCTCGACGATAGTCCCCACCTTCATCCGGGGGTCGAGGCTCGACTGCGGGTCCTGGAAGATCATCTGCATGTCCTGGCGCTGCTGGCGCAGTTGCTCGCCGGAGAGTTCGGCGATGTTGCGGCCGTTGAAGTAGACAGCGCCGTCGGTCGGTTCGACGAGCTTCAACACCGTGCGCGCGAGCGTCGACTTCCCGCAGCCGGACTCGCCGA
This genomic stretch from Haloprofundus salilacus harbors:
- a CDS encoding ABC transporter permease, encoding MLLTVVTGVSLGLASQSAIQSESVDYWIVPEETGQSSLAVEVSGPQLGGVHGATTRLKADDRITYATPVQTHITQVAGEDGTREYILLIGVIPDGSGREVAGLSTAGLTPGDPYYANGRYNGTWTGDLVVSSGTAELLNGSTGSEFTVSEKGTSRTLTIANVSDGGVQSGAGTLPVGIVHLAELQAVSGSTGGDQAQQILVSTTDPSVKPKLSSLYPGTDVVTQTGFASRDISTSNLSLAIALAAFVTALVTGVLLVGTIMGLEILADRSTLALLGAIGYSDRSRALLILTETVIVTLIGGFVGVLLGAGGIAVVNYLSADLLGVESIALFDPLMFGYGLCVAVIIGLLAAPYPVWLSRRIEPVEGLEQ
- a CDS encoding ABC transporter permease — protein: MSWLSRLSGGFSVALAQLRHERMRTILAVVGLALAVLAATLLASVGAGVVTTGQEKFDSSGRDLWITGGTARFAPETAGGIENPVVNSHQLSDELESREDVRTAEPLAFQTVYVGTNTSEFQTFVGVGGPARGASVQITEGEEIEQKDIHYANGTYEGPMIHEVVIDEQTASMLNVSIGDTLYIGGTLASARQHEFTIVGISPTYSNFLGTPTVTMPLSELQEVTGTTGGDRSSLISVSLTSGTNPETVAAELEAQYPEYTIRTNQEQFEATLQRQAVVIASGLSLVGLALISGIALTVNLLLSLVYQQRRQFAAFRALGGSTATLSTVVVIQALILGILGGIVGVGLTIPAATVLNIIAEQLVGFEGLVQASDRVLLAGLVLAPVMSVIGSLTAVWRLSQLSPLSHLDA
- a CDS encoding DUF4350 domain-containing protein; translation: MTAVFAASTSVAAFGIYNSAWDGTSQLQTLAEDTDTEATVILNTTDYETASSNTTAFIISPDTRYSAQQTARVQAFVESGGTLVVAEDYGTHTNPLLADLGVSARIDGRPLRDEQEYYRSPAMPIATNVSESPFTTGVEQLTLNHGTAISANNSTVLARSSEFSYLDTTPNGQLDDNETLQERPVIVTEQRGEGRVIVVSDPSIFINSMVNRPGNEQLSRNLLTQTETVLFDFSNAAQQPPLAVALLTIRQSAFLQAVVGVGLIGIIGVWAKRPSLTTSLKRRLTRRAPSYESNDDSLESRRRALESYLTRQHPEWDRNRIQRIMTGVLMNDAQEEDNE
- a CDS encoding AAA family ATPase gives rise to the protein MSSMSAASFYEAVQEEANTVLIGNTEIVERLTIALLTDGHVLLEGVPGVAKTTIANVFARTSGLDVKRIQMTPDMVPADITGTSIYRAQTGEFERREGPIFSNVVIADEINRATPKTQSALLEAMQEGTVSIDGETRSLPDPFLVVATQNPIEMEGTFELPEAQRDRFQQKLIVELPSSDVEHKLLDRIDQRSELRSEQADVAVTKADLESARTAVEQVYVADKIKDYILDLVAETRTTPDLEYGGSPRASIAFLRAAKARAAIHDREYVIPDDIKALAPAILQHRLILSTESELGGRSVQEVIETILASVPLPEDVAKSSQQTR
- a CDS encoding bZIP transcription factor, whose protein sequence is MSTPTGTTEMSSDSESTSERDETVELQAQVELLRHENKRLRRETRRAKQVTHRRAAIALAGVGVLAGGAGLLLPTVRELLIALSGIGLFGAVLTYYLTPEQVLTADVSERVYTALVQNEQAVVSELDLSDEMVYLPSTESGNIRLFVPHYADYQLPAREELRSFFVVSESGHERGVAFTPAGKLLFEEFTETVSVSEASFDEYVSQLTDAAVHSFELASAIEYSSDASQGRLTIECTNPAYDGATQFDHPITSFVAVGIAARLGCPVSTTTTFDAGVLTTIYLWDTEMKDE
- a CDS encoding DUF58 domain-containing protein, which codes for MRLTREGTGVVVLLAAMAVLSVLLDRLTLLFGVAVIGAWFLIYQWSVVKAFITANDGLSVELTPHQSRQLVNEDVTITLQLTKPTDTAVSLTAIAPSPIGASSSSREDRLVIVSEDEATAATTFSHQYPVAGQHVLPPIELTFSDRLGLFSEKRHFETNTQIQITPRAPRSMHVGQAGERVTAAYGDTPSGQRGGGLLPLVLREYTADDSAGQIDWNATARLGTPYVTEYEQESDYETIFVIDHRASMAVGPPGETKFDYARDLALSFIEAGFNSTDTVGLSIVESDSYRWIRKPAAGGDFLRLLGEELRRLSNPQTSASQSRRKDGGSRFREESQLLRQRLSTETSPFETTLRSYLRPARNTVQVREDSLQEALTELHTRRGRSNTGEVLLFTDDTNRHRLLDSVSQLRRHGYTIGVFLTPSVLFETQDLTALESAYDRYVSFEEFRKRLTRLEGVSAFEVGPRERLTTLLSASQPPESTSRQD
- a CDS encoding DUF1616 domain-containing protein yields the protein MSREFDWRLLLPAGIRTLPADLAAIVMVVLATGIAVLFPVISETPLRIALGLPFVLFIPGYAFIAALFPEAGEVTPDSDGEKLGITEGGIDGIERVALSFGTSIAISPLIGLILNFTPWGIRLVPIVISLSGFTLISTIVAAKRRQALPPEEQFSVPYREWIASARVELLEPDTKTDAALNVLLAISVMLAVTSVGYAVAVPKEGESFSELYLLTENDDGELVADNYPANLTQGEPTSLYVGIGNQEHEPVNYSLVVELQRVSVSNNSTTVLEEERLHQFETHLEHNESWQLNHTIQPQLTGERLRLTYLLYKSEPPAEPTVENAYREAHLWVNVSRSQPNRENRSSVSVGDGIETDF
- a CDS encoding ABC transporter ATP-binding protein, whose protein sequence is MSSTTTQTDEREDQETILRVEGLTKHYSQGAGLLDSFFPKPKVRAVDNVSFEIERGETLGLVGESGCGKSTLARTVLKLVEPTDGAVYFNGRNIAELSGEQLRQQRQDMQMIFQDPQSSLDPRMKVGTIVEEPMRAHDLYEGEREERARELLEKVGLDPQHYNRYPHQFSGGQRQRVNLARALAVNPDFIVCDEPVSALDVSIQAQVLNTMQDLQDEFGLTYLFIAHDLSVIRHISDRVAVMYLGQMVELAETEELYENPQHPYTQALLGSIPVPDPRVKGRRGLLEGDVPSPIEPPSGCRFRTRCPKLIAPDGYDFTEREWSDVRAFMRAVTRRTFEVETEGQLRSEFFEKGTPSGEAGDIVETAIDSLLSDEWEQAEELLRESFAEPSICAQEKPDYTVPTQYGTGVHHAACHLHRDSIESSANAD